In one Pyxidicoccus xibeiensis genomic region, the following are encoded:
- a CDS encoding metallothionein, which translates to MTRIATMLVAGLMAGGLLLAPGSAEACKAHADAAKKQAATAQAKQADTGTPDAKKAEPKPADTAGDAQQKPAPVRGEVERPLDALDSLMAGKCQCGSKADCTCKKGSCDCSKCQKPKRQVMDALRGRPAELKLEEARNDASAGIFI; encoded by the coding sequence ATGACGCGCATCGCGACGATGCTGGTTGCGGGGCTGATGGCCGGCGGGCTGCTGCTGGCGCCGGGCTCCGCCGAGGCCTGCAAGGCCCACGCGGACGCCGCGAAGAAGCAGGCGGCCACCGCCCAGGCGAAGCAGGCGGACACGGGCACGCCGGACGCGAAGAAGGCGGAGCCGAAGCCGGCGGACACGGCCGGTGACGCGCAGCAGAAGCCGGCGCCGGTGCGCGGCGAGGTGGAGCGCCCGCTGGACGCGCTGGACTCGCTCATGGCCGGCAAGTGTCAGTGCGGCAGCAAGGCGGACTGCACCTGCAAGAAGGGCTCGTGCGACTGCTCGAAGTGCCAGAAGCCCAAGCGGCAGGTGATGGACGCGCTGCGCGGCCGTCCCGCCGAGCTGAAGCTGGAAGAGGCGCGCAACGACGCGTCCGCGGGCATCTTCATCTGA
- a CDS encoding response regulator — translation MTVTTRAVLVVHPEVERRMQLRAVLAGYEVLEAANRQEAVEFLARTTPVLVLTHPEPFPRLLKDLERYAPRAIRAVLCPRDNPRTHHGLVDVAAAGHMFFTLEDEPGPALRRAVLELLELRESERRTPQGLLEARFTADGTAFRSELLDVGTGGLGLRLEPSVRIERLTPGTVLEGLQVFRAGALVLRAGHATVRLVRPLRAQEGHGFHLGVSLERPTEHGRSTPAPLLQDAVRIRGLLRRAVRAGVGFGLRTHEGNRLVDFASAEVLPEASRLVLREQSQSGALFHPGDVVQLCLDFGGVCHVGTTAVLAVEPHQLEVALPRSLSLHHRRNSLRFRSTAERPFAVSFSSPFTGEALYRPLLDLHTGGFAFPFDAGHEVFPPGLVLDEVTLHLPDGTRSRCRAQVQDTGQLTDDGAGMGRPRRCGVRILELAPEARTAILDAFIKARCSDARDGSELAFSDIWDLFRAAEVRFPDYPFHDDGIHDALLAGHQKLGNGTHGLSKTIVYQRDGRLYGHISGLRIYSRTWLSQHLVVRPGYHRHESISQELVALAADYAESLEDVEYLRALWRCRNRWTSRIYGAIASRLERPGLSCLHAFTPCRLPVDAALPPPRADLRVRPAGTSDLRWLEQYLRETQDVVRLRSSDLVEGEMSLGTLGGRYTDAGLRRARSIAMVEGRNGPQGFVLMEDSSPGLFWAEWYNAFSLVMVEADAAEADAVRHALVTHAVADSARRGRSTAEVLATDADLPALEGLGFHNLGKVMEFTAHRRLVRDWNAYLLAVFERLAANPRGTTAARVDDKDIAA, via the coding sequence ATGACCGTGACGACGCGCGCAGTGCTGGTCGTGCACCCGGAAGTGGAGCGTCGTATGCAGCTTCGGGCCGTGCTGGCGGGCTATGAGGTTCTCGAGGCCGCCAACCGCCAGGAGGCGGTCGAATTCCTGGCCCGGACGACCCCCGTGCTGGTGCTCACCCATCCGGAGCCCTTTCCCCGGCTGCTGAAGGACCTGGAGCGCTATGCGCCTCGCGCCATCCGCGCGGTGCTGTGCCCTCGCGACAACCCCCGCACCCACCATGGCCTGGTGGACGTGGCGGCCGCGGGCCACATGTTCTTCACCCTGGAGGACGAGCCGGGCCCCGCGCTGCGCCGCGCCGTGCTGGAGCTGCTGGAGCTGCGCGAGTCCGAGCGCCGCACGCCGCAGGGCCTGCTGGAGGCGCGCTTCACCGCGGACGGCACCGCCTTCCGCTCCGAGCTGCTGGACGTGGGCACGGGCGGCCTGGGCCTGCGGCTGGAGCCCAGCGTGCGCATCGAGCGGCTGACGCCGGGGACGGTGCTGGAGGGGCTGCAGGTCTTTCGCGCGGGCGCGCTGGTGCTGCGCGCCGGGCATGCGACGGTCCGCCTGGTGCGGCCCCTGCGGGCGCAGGAGGGCCATGGCTTCCACCTGGGCGTGTCGCTGGAGCGCCCCACGGAGCACGGGCGCTCCACCCCCGCGCCGCTGCTCCAGGACGCGGTGCGCATCCGGGGCCTGCTGCGCCGCGCGGTGCGCGCGGGCGTGGGCTTCGGCCTGCGCACCCACGAGGGCAACCGGCTGGTGGACTTCGCCAGCGCCGAGGTGCTTCCGGAGGCCTCGCGGCTGGTGCTGCGCGAGCAGTCGCAGTCGGGCGCGCTCTTCCACCCCGGGGACGTGGTGCAGCTGTGCCTGGACTTCGGCGGCGTGTGCCACGTGGGCACCACGGCGGTGCTGGCCGTGGAGCCGCACCAGCTGGAGGTGGCCCTGCCGCGCTCGCTGAGCCTGCACCACCGGCGCAACAGCCTGCGCTTCCGCTCCACCGCGGAGCGGCCCTTCGCCGTGTCCTTCTCCTCGCCCTTCACCGGCGAGGCGCTCTACCGCCCGCTGCTGGACCTGCACACCGGCGGCTTCGCCTTCCCCTTCGACGCCGGCCACGAGGTCTTCCCCCCGGGGCTGGTGCTGGACGAGGTGACGCTGCACCTGCCGGACGGCACCCGCTCGCGCTGCCGCGCCCAGGTGCAGGACACCGGGCAGCTCACCGACGACGGCGCCGGCATGGGCCGCCCGCGCCGCTGTGGCGTGCGCATCCTGGAGCTGGCCCCCGAGGCCCGCACCGCCATCCTGGACGCCTTCATCAAGGCGCGCTGCTCGGACGCCCGCGACGGCTCGGAGCTGGCCTTCTCCGACATCTGGGACCTCTTCCGCGCCGCGGAGGTGCGCTTCCCGGACTACCCCTTCCATGACGACGGCATCCACGACGCGCTCCTGGCCGGCCACCAGAAGCTGGGCAACGGCACGCACGGCCTGTCGAAGACCATCGTCTACCAGCGCGACGGCCGCCTCTACGGCCACATCTCCGGCCTGCGCATCTACTCGCGCACCTGGCTGTCGCAGCACCTGGTGGTGCGGCCGGGCTACCACCGCCACGAGTCCATCTCCCAGGAGCTGGTGGCGCTGGCGGCCGACTACGCGGAGAGCCTGGAGGACGTCGAGTACCTGCGCGCCCTCTGGCGCTGCCGCAACCGGTGGACGTCGCGCATCTACGGCGCCATCGCCAGCCGCCTGGAGCGCCCGGGCCTGAGCTGTCTGCACGCCTTCACCCCGTGCCGCCTGCCCGTGGACGCCGCGCTGCCTCCGCCCCGCGCGGACCTGCGCGTGCGGCCCGCCGGCACGTCTGATTTGCGCTGGCTGGAGCAGTACCTGCGCGAGACGCAGGACGTGGTGCGCCTGCGCAGCTCGGACCTGGTGGAGGGCGAGATGTCGCTGGGGACGCTCGGCGGGCGCTACACGGACGCCGGGCTGCGCCGGGCGCGCTCCATCGCCATGGTGGAGGGGCGCAACGGGCCCCAGGGCTTCGTCCTCATGGAGGACTCCAGCCCGGGCCTGTTCTGGGCCGAGTGGTACAACGCCTTCTCGCTCGTCATGGTGGAGGCGGACGCGGCGGAGGCGGACGCGGTCCGCCATGCCCTGGTGACGCACGCGGTGGCGGACTCCGCCCGGCGGGGCCGCTCCACCGCGGAGGTGCTGGCCACCGACGCGGACCTGCCCGCGCTGGAGGGGCTGGGCTTCCACAACCTCGGCAAGGTGATGGAGTTCACCGCCCACCGCCGGCTGGTGCGCGACTGGAACGCCTACCTGCTCGCCGTCTTCGAGCGGCTGGCCGCCAACCCCCGCGGCACCACCGCGGCGCGCGTGGACGACAAGGACATCGCGGCATGA
- a CDS encoding methyltransferase domain-containing protein, translating into MTYLMQSDQEVARLKAQASASSPADRLRLTGLMPGHVALDAGCGPGVITAEMLDVVGPAGRVVAVEPLAEHLEAARALLAGRPNVELRRGALPDTQLASDTFDYVWCQYVFEYLADPLPALAELVRVTRPGGRVVVADIDGVGLWNWPFPEDLQQESQKLLAALREARFDLHAGRKVFHHFRKVGLADVRVHVSPFYVAAGAVDARLHEDWVIRFRTLRPLAERFFGGAGPYDAFCQRFLALLDDADTLKYAMVLTTEGVKR; encoded by the coding sequence ATGACCTACCTGATGCAGTCGGACCAGGAGGTGGCCCGGCTGAAGGCCCAGGCCAGCGCCAGCTCCCCCGCGGACCGGCTGCGGCTGACGGGCCTCATGCCGGGGCACGTGGCGCTCGACGCGGGCTGCGGCCCCGGCGTCATCACCGCGGAGATGCTGGACGTGGTGGGGCCTGCCGGCCGGGTGGTGGCCGTGGAGCCGCTGGCCGAGCACCTGGAGGCGGCGCGCGCGCTGCTCGCCGGCCGGCCCAACGTGGAGCTGCGCCGGGGCGCGCTGCCCGACACGCAGCTGGCCTCGGACACCTTCGACTACGTCTGGTGCCAGTACGTCTTCGAGTACCTCGCCGACCCGCTGCCCGCCCTGGCGGAGCTGGTGCGCGTCACCCGCCCGGGCGGGCGGGTGGTGGTGGCCGACATCGACGGGGTGGGGCTGTGGAACTGGCCCTTCCCGGAGGACCTCCAGCAGGAGAGCCAGAAGCTGCTGGCCGCCCTGCGCGAGGCCCGCTTCGACCTGCACGCCGGCCGCAAGGTGTTCCACCACTTCCGCAAGGTGGGGCTCGCGGACGTGCGCGTGCACGTCTCCCCCTTCTATGTGGCGGCGGGCGCGGTGGACGCGCGCCTGCACGAGGACTGGGTCATCCGCTTCCGCACCCTGCGCCCGCTCGCGGAGCGCTTCTTCGGCGGGGCCGGGCCCTATGACGCGTTCTGCCAGCGCTTCCTCGCCCTCCTGGACGACGCCGACACCCTCAAGTATGCGATGGTGTTGACCACTGAAGGAGTGAAGCGTTGA
- a CDS encoding serine/threonine protein kinase — MSSPQTAIPFGKYLLIKRLAVGGMAELFLAQRPPEPELVVLKRILPYLSEEPEFVQMFLDEARIAAQLHHPNIVQVHELGKEGDNIFIAMEYVEGVDLRRVVAEEAKYGATVPCGVAARICAMIAGGLDYAHHSRGVDGRPLELIHRDVSPQNVMIGYDGRVKLVDFGIAKAGAFMERSKPGVIKGKFLYLAPEQVSQERLDHRADIFALGTMLYEITTGKQPFAKPTTEGILYAIRYEDPAPPHLLRADYPEALSRIIMRCLTKDRAQRYQRASAVRADLEAFLESGALRQSLDISEYVARLLGEEEERTILHIPVAKGAGRRDVTVPLPARLAQEAEPPRRPPPLESTAPTLSSTTPAGELAPGAAAQLTPGLTARPTPRRTSGDAVPVPPPYADEPEPATLMARPRDLPTGGRQDEEDEEADVSTAIQTTPTGYKLAAEVAAELEDVEEAESTISMRYRGREERPRHPPTAPPVAQPPARRSGPHAEPSSPPPPPRTSSAQDVPRSRRVSPPPAPLTAPPRRTPRPDEEASQSVSTTAPAPPRRTPRPDEEASQSVSLTPPSPPRRPSALHLEVEDEVSRSVSITPATVNQRAVSRSSVLASRRASAPDEEDDYFPTDSGLSSVEHTDPTPTLGPDPDDDESTAGYATYDEALYASTEATPSAPRRKVPGVLLAAVGGLVLLALGTGVVWALYPRPTVPPMDLSKPAGQQPPESPAPGDSAPGTDTPPPATGEAPSPLAPAVDAGSALAAAAPDAGSASDAAPGGESVATAAAGTPGPTLVAVRFDAPARTALRQEGGDKLPVNKVVSLPPGSLRVRYACPGRRAPKGSKSYLVEPASEGPLVLQVPCRSRR, encoded by the coding sequence GTGAGCTCGCCCCAGACGGCCATCCCGTTCGGAAAGTACCTGCTGATCAAGCGGCTCGCCGTGGGCGGCATGGCGGAGCTGTTCCTGGCGCAGCGTCCGCCCGAGCCGGAGCTGGTGGTCCTGAAGCGGATCCTCCCGTACCTGTCGGAGGAGCCGGAGTTCGTCCAGATGTTCCTGGACGAGGCGCGCATCGCCGCGCAGCTGCACCACCCCAACATCGTGCAGGTGCACGAGCTGGGGAAGGAGGGCGACAACATCTTCATCGCCATGGAGTACGTGGAGGGCGTGGACCTCCGGCGTGTCGTGGCGGAGGAGGCGAAGTACGGCGCCACGGTGCCCTGCGGCGTGGCGGCGCGCATCTGCGCGATGATTGCCGGGGGCCTGGACTACGCGCACCACAGCCGGGGCGTGGACGGGCGCCCGCTGGAGCTCATCCACCGGGACGTCAGCCCGCAGAACGTGATGATTGGCTATGACGGGCGCGTCAAGCTGGTCGACTTCGGCATCGCCAAGGCTGGCGCGTTCATGGAGCGCAGCAAGCCGGGCGTCATCAAGGGCAAGTTCCTCTACCTGGCGCCGGAGCAGGTGTCGCAGGAGCGGTTGGACCACCGCGCGGACATCTTCGCGCTGGGCACCATGCTGTACGAAATCACCACCGGCAAGCAGCCCTTCGCCAAGCCCACGACGGAGGGCATCCTCTACGCCATCCGCTACGAGGACCCGGCGCCGCCCCACCTGCTGCGCGCCGACTATCCGGAAGCGCTGTCGCGCATCATCATGCGGTGCCTGACGAAGGACCGCGCCCAGCGCTACCAGCGCGCCTCGGCGGTGCGCGCGGACCTGGAGGCCTTCCTCGAGTCGGGCGCGCTGCGGCAGAGCCTGGACATCTCCGAGTACGTCGCCCGGCTGCTGGGCGAGGAGGAGGAGCGCACCATCCTCCACATCCCCGTGGCCAAGGGCGCCGGGCGGCGGGACGTCACCGTGCCGCTGCCGGCCCGCCTGGCCCAGGAGGCCGAGCCGCCCCGGCGGCCTCCGCCCCTGGAGTCCACCGCCCCCACGCTGTCGTCCACCACGCCCGCGGGGGAGCTGGCCCCGGGCGCCGCCGCGCAGCTCACGCCGGGCCTCACCGCGCGGCCCACCCCGCGCCGCACGTCCGGTGACGCGGTGCCGGTGCCCCCGCCGTACGCCGACGAGCCCGAGCCCGCCACGCTGATGGCGCGTCCGAGGGACTTGCCCACCGGCGGGCGCCAGGACGAGGAGGACGAGGAGGCGGACGTGTCCACCGCCATCCAGACCACGCCCACCGGCTACAAGCTCGCGGCCGAGGTGGCGGCGGAGCTGGAGGACGTGGAAGAGGCCGAGTCCACCATCTCCATGCGCTACCGGGGCCGCGAGGAGCGCCCCCGGCACCCGCCCACCGCGCCGCCCGTGGCGCAGCCGCCCGCGCGCCGCTCCGGCCCGCATGCCGAGCCCTCGTCGCCGCCTCCGCCGCCGCGCACGTCCTCCGCCCAGGACGTCCCGCGCTCGCGCCGCGTGTCGCCGCCGCCGGCCCCCCTCACCGCGCCGCCGCGCCGCACGCCCCGCCCGGACGAGGAGGCGTCCCAGTCCGTCTCCACCACCGCGCCCGCGCCGCCGCGCCGCACGCCGCGCCCGGACGAGGAGGCGTCCCAGTCCGTCTCCCTCACCCCGCCGTCCCCGCCGCGCCGCCCCTCCGCGCTGCACCTGGAGGTGGAGGACGAGGTGTCGCGCTCGGTCTCCATCACCCCGGCCACGGTGAACCAGCGGGCCGTGTCGCGCTCCAGCGTGCTCGCCTCCCGCCGCGCCTCCGCGCCGGACGAGGAGGACGACTACTTCCCCACCGACTCGGGCCTGTCCTCGGTGGAGCACACCGACCCCACGCCCACGCTGGGGCCGGACCCGGACGACGACGAGTCCACCGCGGGCTACGCCACCTACGACGAGGCGCTGTACGCGAGCACCGAGGCCACCCCCTCGGCGCCGCGCCGCAAGGTGCCCGGCGTGCTGCTGGCGGCCGTGGGCGGACTGGTGCTCCTCGCGCTCGGCACCGGTGTCGTCTGGGCCCTGTACCCGCGGCCCACGGTGCCGCCGATGGACCTCTCCAAGCCCGCCGGCCAGCAGCCCCCGGAGTCGCCGGCTCCCGGGGACTCCGCGCCCGGCACCGACACGCCACCGCCGGCGACGGGCGAGGCGCCGTCCCCGCTGGCTCCGGCCGTCGATGCGGGCAGTGCGCTCGCGGCCGCCGCGCCGGACGCGGGCAGCGCCAGCGACGCGGCACCGGGGGGCGAGTCCGTCGCGACCGCGGCCGCCGGTACTCCCGGCCCCACCCTGGTGGCCGTCCGCTTCGATGCCCCGGCCCGGACGGCCCTGCGCCAGGAGGGGGGCGACAAGCTGCCCGTCAACAAGGTCGTCTCCCTACCTCCCGGCTCGCTCCGGGTCCGCTACGCCTGCCCGGGACGTCGCGCACCCAAGGGCAGCAAGTCCTACCTCGTAGAGCCGGCGAGCGAAGGGCCGCTCGTACTCCAGGTGCCATGCCGGAGCCGGCGCTAG
- a CDS encoding class I SAM-dependent methyltransferase — protein sequence MRRALIPILRCPRCRRGGLQPEADAPVLLFGPLRCAGCRATYPVAEGVVDLVVEHSAAGTVQRGLEQRWVARSYERYVRPVLERTLTRQSLDRDSEYLLYRGLMGRPEGPVLDLGSGTGLLARRLAREPELPPVAALDVSRAMLEEGVHQAREAGATVDFLRAEAPYLPFQDGTLGAVLMAGSLHFVADLGRLMLEVARVLRPGGRWVASTYLPPRAPTALLHRRLGLHPRDEGELRAAAGAAGLVRFERVVLPPLLVVKAEKGSPEVPR from the coding sequence ATGCGGCGCGCGCTCATCCCGATATTGAGGTGTCCCCGGTGCCGCCGCGGCGGCCTGCAGCCGGAGGCGGACGCCCCGGTGCTGCTCTTCGGCCCGCTGCGCTGCGCCGGGTGCCGCGCCACCTACCCCGTGGCCGAGGGCGTGGTGGACCTGGTGGTGGAGCACTCCGCCGCCGGCACCGTGCAGCGCGGGCTGGAGCAGCGCTGGGTGGCGCGCTCGTACGAGCGCTACGTGCGGCCCGTCCTGGAGCGCACCCTCACGCGCCAGTCCCTGGACAGGGACAGCGAGTACCTCCTCTACCGCGGACTCATGGGCCGGCCGGAGGGGCCGGTGCTGGACCTGGGCTCCGGCACGGGCCTGCTGGCGCGGCGGCTGGCGCGGGAGCCGGAGCTCCCCCCGGTGGCGGCGCTGGACGTGTCACGCGCCATGCTGGAGGAGGGCGTGCACCAGGCGCGAGAAGCCGGCGCGACGGTGGACTTCCTCCGCGCCGAGGCGCCCTACCTCCCCTTCCAGGACGGCACGCTGGGCGCGGTGCTGATGGCCGGCTCGCTGCACTTCGTGGCGGACCTGGGCCGGCTGATGCTGGAGGTGGCGCGCGTGCTGCGTCCCGGAGGCCGCTGGGTGGCCAGCACGTACCTGCCACCGAGGGCGCCCACGGCGCTGCTCCACCGGAGGCTGGGGCTGCACCCGCGAGACGAGGGCGAGCTGCGCGCGGCGGCCGGCGCGGCGGGGCTCGTGCGCTTCGAGCGCGTCGTCCTCCCGCCGCTGCTGGTGGTGAAGGCGGAGAAGGGCTCGCCGGAAGTCCCCCGCTAG
- a CDS encoding zinc-ribbon domain-containing protein, whose amino-acid sequence MAFRFLAVPGHRLVNFPQSLPDDERLEPELPPVHEAVERALTGAEFRDVRARDRLRALLQGDRPPTLGAPEAGYGPSAVFAQPPQDLPALLRLADELENLAKREAGERALVWKCGDCGARYAVPVALVRQVSIRCERCGTPVELSSTRSLGEEALIDPFLGAVNHSRRELAAFFREAMARGWPVLVAEDRRVARNAPSA is encoded by the coding sequence GTGGCCTTCCGATTCCTCGCAGTCCCCGGGCACCGGCTGGTGAACTTTCCTCAGTCGCTGCCGGACGATGAGCGCCTCGAGCCGGAGCTGCCTCCGGTGCATGAGGCCGTGGAGCGTGCCCTGACGGGCGCCGAGTTCCGCGACGTGCGCGCCCGAGACAGGCTGCGCGCCCTGCTGCAGGGGGACCGTCCCCCCACGCTGGGTGCGCCCGAGGCGGGCTACGGCCCCTCGGCCGTCTTCGCGCAGCCGCCCCAGGACCTGCCGGCGCTCCTGCGCCTGGCGGACGAGCTGGAGAACCTCGCCAAGCGCGAGGCCGGCGAGCGGGCCCTCGTGTGGAAGTGCGGCGACTGCGGCGCCCGGTACGCGGTGCCGGTGGCGCTGGTGCGCCAGGTGTCCATCCGCTGCGAGCGGTGCGGCACGCCGGTGGAGCTGTCCTCCACGCGCAGCCTGGGGGAAGAGGCGCTCATCGACCCGTTCCTGGGCGCGGTGAACCACAGCCGGCGCGAGCTGGCGGCCTTCTTCCGCGAGGCCATGGCGCGCGGCTGGCCGGTGCTGGTGGCCGAGGACCGGCGCGTGGCGCGCAACGCCCCGTCCGCCTGA
- a CDS encoding ATP-binding protein, translated as MTVPADLAPAPPAPDTPEISVRMFRALLLHYERTYGRERLQRVWKREGLPLSLEYVETLTNFVSLDFTERLFDVLDRDSGDPDFITKAGRRIASPEAVGFLFYMMRALATPRSVYERGLELDHTYNRVGGFRILQITDSWVKVQYSSRIRESNRNLCRTRQANLAAFPTVWNLPPADVKEVQCQVDGAPCCEYECHWQNLPPLAWRVFAGGVVGILGGLACGTLDLAPPVFAVSSLGLAGLAVGTWLDTRVALLRKDVQLSEQHQGLRTSLEDLQRRNEEIFRANKALEDRVAERTQALSEANAKLETSLQRQQEMDRLKSEFFDNVSHELRTPLTLILLTLESLEKRTEGLPDVALQHLSTMERSAQRLLRLINNLLDLAQLESGKARLRYQPLELHAFLSSVLPPFFTMAERQGVWLRLEGSAVTPVQVDTERIDIVFQNLLSNALKFTQSGGVTVRVREDATDVYVEVEDTGQGISPQDVSVIFDRFAQADNSGTRRFGGTGIGLALVRETLELHSGGITVTSELGKGSTFHVRLPKGTTHIREDLRERRRAEMPVRRERRTSGAFPALETGVVGDGTTFMPAKDHAGPERDSARVLVVEDDGEIRGFIAGLLSQHYRVLEAVNGEAGRQRALAERPDLIVSDVMMPMLSGLQMLAALRADPRTVDIPIILLTARQEVSAKVEALGTGANDYLGKPFSPRELLARIETQLRLREAAVRAAENERLAAIGLLTSGFAHEVRNPLNGLMNALQPLKDMMAGGAGAAQDSAMGKAMLEVVEECGQRIRHLAESLLSFTRTNDTPMALSLDASLDSTLSVLAWKVPSGVTVERAYQCGEPVLGDPGTLNQVWLNLLDNALRAVGDKGVVKVATACTSDEAIVTISDNGVGIRKEDMERLFQPFFSTRAAGEGTGLGLALSRRIILHHGGTITLDSTPGEGTRVEVRLPLRPPSLPAPGGLPESAPEPRVGRLA; from the coding sequence TTGACCGTCCCCGCGGACCTTGCGCCCGCACCGCCAGCCCCCGACACGCCCGAGATCAGCGTCAGGATGTTCCGCGCCCTGCTGCTGCACTACGAGCGCACGTACGGGCGTGAGCGGCTGCAGCGGGTGTGGAAGCGCGAGGGGCTCCCGCTGTCGCTGGAGTACGTGGAGACGCTGACCAACTTCGTGTCCCTGGACTTCACCGAGCGCCTCTTCGACGTGCTCGACAGGGACTCCGGGGACCCGGACTTCATCACCAAGGCGGGCCGCCGCATCGCCAGCCCGGAGGCGGTGGGCTTCCTCTTCTACATGATGCGGGCCCTGGCCACCCCGCGCAGCGTCTACGAGCGCGGGCTGGAGCTGGACCACACCTACAACCGCGTGGGCGGCTTCCGCATCCTGCAAATCACCGACTCCTGGGTGAAGGTGCAGTACTCGAGCCGCATCCGCGAGAGCAACCGCAACCTGTGCCGCACGCGCCAGGCGAACCTGGCCGCCTTCCCCACCGTCTGGAACCTGCCTCCCGCCGACGTGAAGGAGGTGCAGTGCCAGGTGGATGGGGCGCCGTGCTGCGAGTACGAGTGCCACTGGCAGAACCTGCCGCCTCTGGCCTGGCGCGTCTTCGCCGGCGGCGTCGTGGGAATCCTGGGCGGCCTGGCGTGCGGGACGCTGGACCTGGCGCCGCCCGTGTTCGCCGTCTCGTCGCTGGGCCTGGCCGGGCTCGCGGTGGGCACGTGGCTGGACACCCGCGTCGCGCTCCTGCGCAAGGACGTGCAGTTGTCCGAGCAGCACCAGGGCCTGCGCACCTCCCTGGAGGACCTGCAGCGGCGCAACGAGGAGATCTTCCGCGCCAACAAGGCGTTGGAGGACCGCGTCGCCGAGCGCACCCAGGCGCTGTCCGAGGCCAACGCCAAGCTGGAGACGTCCCTGCAGCGGCAGCAGGAGATGGACCGGCTCAAGAGCGAGTTCTTCGACAACGTCAGCCACGAGCTGCGCACGCCGCTCACGCTCATCCTGCTGACGCTGGAGTCGCTGGAGAAGCGCACCGAGGGGCTGCCCGACGTGGCGCTGCAGCACCTGTCCACCATGGAGCGCAGCGCCCAGCGGCTCTTGCGCCTCATCAACAACCTGCTGGACCTGGCGCAGCTGGAGTCGGGCAAGGCGCGGCTGCGCTACCAGCCGCTGGAGCTGCACGCCTTCTTGAGCTCCGTGCTGCCGCCCTTCTTCACCATGGCGGAGCGGCAGGGCGTGTGGCTGCGGCTGGAGGGCTCGGCGGTGACGCCCGTCCAGGTGGACACCGAGCGCATCGACATCGTCTTCCAGAACCTCTTGTCCAACGCGCTCAAGTTCACCCAGTCGGGCGGGGTGACGGTGCGCGTGCGCGAGGACGCCACGGACGTGTACGTGGAGGTGGAGGACACCGGGCAGGGCATCTCACCCCAGGACGTGTCCGTCATCTTCGACCGCTTCGCCCAGGCGGACAACAGCGGCACCCGGCGCTTCGGCGGCACGGGCATCGGCCTGGCGCTGGTGCGCGAGACGCTGGAGCTCCACTCGGGCGGCATCACCGTGACGAGCGAGCTGGGCAAGGGCTCCACCTTCCACGTGCGGCTGCCCAAGGGCACCACCCACATCCGCGAGGACCTGCGCGAGCGGCGCCGGGCGGAGATGCCGGTGCGCCGCGAGCGCCGCACCTCCGGGGCCTTCCCCGCGCTGGAGACGGGCGTGGTGGGCGACGGCACGACCTTCATGCCGGCGAAGGACCATGCGGGGCCGGAGCGGGACTCCGCCCGCGTGCTGGTGGTGGAGGACGACGGGGAGATTCGCGGCTTCATCGCCGGGCTGCTGTCGCAGCACTACCGCGTGCTGGAGGCCGTCAACGGCGAGGCGGGCCGGCAGCGCGCGCTGGCGGAGCGGCCGGACCTCATCGTGTCGGACGTCATGATGCCGATGCTGTCGGGCCTGCAGATGCTGGCGGCGCTGCGCGCGGACCCGCGGACGGTGGACATCCCCATCATCCTGCTCACCGCGCGGCAGGAGGTGTCCGCGAAGGTGGAGGCCCTGGGCACCGGGGCCAACGACTACCTGGGCAAGCCCTTCAGCCCGCGCGAGCTGTTGGCGCGAATCGAGACGCAGCTGCGCCTGCGGGAGGCGGCGGTGCGCGCCGCGGAGAACGAGCGGCTGGCGGCCATCGGCCTGCTCACCTCGGGCTTCGCGCACGAGGTGCGCAACCCCCTCAACGGGCTGATGAACGCGCTGCAGCCGCTCAAGGACATGATGGCGGGCGGGGCCGGCGCCGCGCAGGACTCGGCCATGGGCAAGGCCATGCTGGAGGTGGTGGAGGAGTGCGGCCAGCGCATCCGCCACCTGGCCGAGTCCCTGCTCTCCTTCACCCGCACCAACGACACGCCCATGGCGCTGTCCCTGGACGCGTCGCTGGACTCCACGCTCAGCGTGCTGGCATGGAAGGTGCCCTCGGGCGTGACGGTGGAGCGGGCCTACCAGTGCGGCGAGCCGGTGCTGGGAGACCCGGGCACCCTCAACCAGGTGTGGCTCAACCTGCTGGACAACGCCCTGCGGGCCGTGGGCGACAAGGGCGTCGTGAAGGTCGCCACCGCGTGCACCTCCGACGAGGCCATCGTCACCATCAGCGACAACGGCGTGGGCATCCGCAAGGAGGACATGGAGCGGCTGTTCCAGCCCTTCTTCTCCACCCGGGCGGCGGGGGAGGGGACGGGGCTGGGCCTGGCGCTCAGCCGCCGCATCATCCTCCATCACGGAGGCACCATCACCCTCGACAGCACCCCCGGCGAGGGAACGCGGGTGGAGGTCCGCCTGCCCCTGCGCCCTCCCTCGCTCCCGGCCCCCGGCGGCCTGCCGGAGTCGGCCCCCGAGCCTCGCGTCGGCCGCCTGGCCTGA